A section of the Streptomyces sp. NBC_01591 genome encodes:
- a CDS encoding DJ-1/PfpI family protein encodes MAPKILIVTGDAAESLEVLYPYQRLREEGYDVHIAAPARKTLRFVVHDFVPGFDTYTEKPGYTWPADLAFSEVDPGDYVALVVPGGRAPEYLRNDAELRKILKAFFDSDRPVAQICHGPLMTAAVGALAGRHVTAYPALELDMQAAGATFEDHEAVVDGTLVSARAWPDHSAWMREFLKVLRTKAPVTT; translated from the coding sequence ATGGCACCGAAGATCCTGATCGTCACCGGCGACGCCGCCGAGTCCCTGGAAGTCCTCTATCCGTACCAGCGGCTGCGTGAAGAGGGTTACGACGTCCATATCGCGGCCCCCGCCCGCAAGACGCTCCGCTTCGTGGTCCACGACTTCGTGCCCGGCTTCGACACGTACACCGAGAAGCCCGGCTACACCTGGCCCGCCGACCTGGCCTTCTCCGAGGTCGACCCCGGGGACTACGTGGCCCTGGTCGTCCCGGGCGGCCGGGCGCCCGAGTATCTGCGCAACGACGCCGAGCTGCGCAAGATCCTCAAGGCCTTCTTCGACTCGGACCGGCCGGTGGCCCAGATCTGCCACGGCCCGCTGATGACGGCGGCGGTCGGTGCGCTGGCCGGCCGCCATGTCACCGCCTACCCCGCGCTGGAGCTGGACATGCAGGCGGCGGGCGCCACCTTCGAGGACCACGAGGCGGTGGTCGACGGCACGCTGGTCTCGGCCCGGGCGTGGCCGGACCACTCGGCGTGGATGCGCGAATTCCTGAAGGTCCTCCGCACAAAGGCCCCGGTGACCACCTGA